The following proteins are co-located in the Myxocyprinus asiaticus isolate MX2 ecotype Aquarium Trade chromosome 18, UBuf_Myxa_2, whole genome shotgun sequence genome:
- the LOC127455725 gene encoding sprouty-related, EVH1 domain-containing protein 1-like isoform X1, protein MRAASTSVRVRAVVMTRDDSSGGWVPLGGGGLSHVIICKGRSSEGRGRREYVIRGERLRDRAPVLECTIQKAMVYNKVNPIFHHWRVEEKKFGLTFQSPADAISFERGLQSVLEKLDRGSDSPSSSTPEEGDTEDDGQASHTGSESSSNSRKEMLPKPITIVTSESSSTCFVRSTEEFVYGTGHAVTTQTPAQIHTRPTQHQLTQVTAVLNPPAPPPPPPAPPTPPIVPPTASPLSPLSPTISLLEEGDLRSLDPCKDLWGTRGYEDYRRAGVTRTKVGGLTGGVVVGAGQDKTELCVVRFEKELAGVGTTDCEVTVMLDTKGHSSPTCMPNAVPGVPSAGSSPQETGKGSPSPCCIHTSLATPRSRTRKRGGGGSSAGGEAISPDDDSSCPQGSSSCSSRCVYCRSVFSASENGRGRCRDAPDPALHCLRQWTCVWCAESLLYHCMSDSEGEFWEPCSCEDSMGRRPHPLCCARWMALLALSIFVPCICCYLPLRACLRCGERCGCCGGKHKAVR, encoded by the exons GTCATACGTGGTGAACGGCTACGCGATCGAgca CCTGTGCTGGAATGCACCATTCAAAAGGCTATGGTCTATAACAAGGTGAACCCCATCTTCCATCACTGGCGTGTGGAGGAGAAGAAGTTTGGCCTGACCTTCCAGAGTCCAGCTGACGCCATCTCCTTTGAGAGGGGGCTTCAAAGTGTCCTTGAGAAGCTGGACAGAG GATCTGACTCACCATCCTCCTCGACACCTGAAGAGGGTGATACTGAGGATGACGGTCAAGCA TCTCATACAGGGAGTGAGTCGTCGTCCAATAGCAGAAAAGAGATGCTTCCCAAACCCATCACCATTGTGACCAGTGAGTCCTCCTCTACCTGTTTTGTGCGCTCTACAGAGGAGTTTGTGTATGGAACAGGCCATGCTGTTACGACACAGACCCCAGCCCAG ATCCACACCCGACCTACCCAGCACCAGCTCACCCAAGTTACGGCTGTGTTGAACCCTCCAGCACCTCCTCCGCCACCTCCAGCTCCCCCAACTCCTCCCATAGTGCCCCCCACTGCCTCTCCCCTCTCTCCACTCTCACCCACCATCTCCCTGCTGGAGGAGGGTGACCTCCGCAGTCTTGACCCATGCAAAGACCTATGGGGAACACGCGGATACGAGGACTACCGACGCGCCGGTGTTACACGGACCAAGGTGGGGGGGCTGACGGGGGGCGTGGTCGTGGGAGCCGGCCAGGACAAGACGGAGCTTTGCGTGGTGCGCTTCGAGAAAGAACTGGCCGGCGTGGGCACCACAGACTGCGAGGTCACCGTCATGCTGGACACCAAAGGTCACTCTTCACCCACTTGCATGCCCAACGCTGTGCCCGGGGTGCCCTCTGCCGGCAGCTCCCCACAGGAGACGGGCAAAGGCTCGCCCTCTccatgctgcatccacacctcgCTCGCCACGCCCCGCTCTCGGACTCGCAAGCGAGGGGGCGGCGGAAGCAGCGCAGGAGGGGAAGCCATCTCGCCCGACGACGACAGCTCCTGCCCTCAAGGCTCATCCTCCTGCTCGTCGCGCTGCGTGTACTGCCGTTCTGTCTTCAGTGCCTCCGAGAATGGACGAGGCCGTTGCCGGGATGCTCCCGACCCGGCGCTACACTGCCTGCGCCAGTGGACATGCGTGTGGTGCGCGGAGAGCCTGCTCTACCACTGCATGTCGGACTCTGAGGGCGAGTTCTGGGAGCCGTGCTCGTGCGAGGACTCGATGGGAAGGCGGCCGCACCCGCTGTGCTGCGCCCGCTGGATGGCACTGCTGGCGCTGTCTATTTTCGTGCCCTGCATTTGCTGCTATCTACCCCTGCGCGCATGCCTGCGCTGTGGGGAGAGATGCGGCTGCTGCGGAGGAAAGCACAAGGCCGTGCGATGA
- the LOC127455725 gene encoding sprouty-related, EVH1 domain-containing protein 1-like isoform X2: protein MEGDVRVRAVVMTRDDSSGGWVPLGGGGLSHVIICKGRSSEGRGRREYVIRGERLRDRAPVLECTIQKAMVYNKVNPIFHHWRVEEKKFGLTFQSPADAISFERGLQSVLEKLDRGSDSPSSSTPEEGDTEDDGQASHTGSESSSNSRKEMLPKPITIVTSESSSTCFVRSTEEFVYGTGHAVTTQTPAQIHTRPTQHQLTQVTAVLNPPAPPPPPPAPPTPPIVPPTASPLSPLSPTISLLEEGDLRSLDPCKDLWGTRGYEDYRRAGVTRTKVGGLTGGVVVGAGQDKTELCVVRFEKELAGVGTTDCEVTVMLDTKGHSSPTCMPNAVPGVPSAGSSPQETGKGSPSPCCIHTSLATPRSRTRKRGGGGSSAGGEAISPDDDSSCPQGSSSCSSRCVYCRSVFSASENGRGRCRDAPDPALHCLRQWTCVWCAESLLYHCMSDSEGEFWEPCSCEDSMGRRPHPLCCARWMALLALSIFVPCICCYLPLRACLRCGERCGCCGGKHKAVR from the exons GTCATACGTGGTGAACGGCTACGCGATCGAgca CCTGTGCTGGAATGCACCATTCAAAAGGCTATGGTCTATAACAAGGTGAACCCCATCTTCCATCACTGGCGTGTGGAGGAGAAGAAGTTTGGCCTGACCTTCCAGAGTCCAGCTGACGCCATCTCCTTTGAGAGGGGGCTTCAAAGTGTCCTTGAGAAGCTGGACAGAG GATCTGACTCACCATCCTCCTCGACACCTGAAGAGGGTGATACTGAGGATGACGGTCAAGCA TCTCATACAGGGAGTGAGTCGTCGTCCAATAGCAGAAAAGAGATGCTTCCCAAACCCATCACCATTGTGACCAGTGAGTCCTCCTCTACCTGTTTTGTGCGCTCTACAGAGGAGTTTGTGTATGGAACAGGCCATGCTGTTACGACACAGACCCCAGCCCAG ATCCACACCCGACCTACCCAGCACCAGCTCACCCAAGTTACGGCTGTGTTGAACCCTCCAGCACCTCCTCCGCCACCTCCAGCTCCCCCAACTCCTCCCATAGTGCCCCCCACTGCCTCTCCCCTCTCTCCACTCTCACCCACCATCTCCCTGCTGGAGGAGGGTGACCTCCGCAGTCTTGACCCATGCAAAGACCTATGGGGAACACGCGGATACGAGGACTACCGACGCGCCGGTGTTACACGGACCAAGGTGGGGGGGCTGACGGGGGGCGTGGTCGTGGGAGCCGGCCAGGACAAGACGGAGCTTTGCGTGGTGCGCTTCGAGAAAGAACTGGCCGGCGTGGGCACCACAGACTGCGAGGTCACCGTCATGCTGGACACCAAAGGTCACTCTTCACCCACTTGCATGCCCAACGCTGTGCCCGGGGTGCCCTCTGCCGGCAGCTCCCCACAGGAGACGGGCAAAGGCTCGCCCTCTccatgctgcatccacacctcgCTCGCCACGCCCCGCTCTCGGACTCGCAAGCGAGGGGGCGGCGGAAGCAGCGCAGGAGGGGAAGCCATCTCGCCCGACGACGACAGCTCCTGCCCTCAAGGCTCATCCTCCTGCTCGTCGCGCTGCGTGTACTGCCGTTCTGTCTTCAGTGCCTCCGAGAATGGACGAGGCCGTTGCCGGGATGCTCCCGACCCGGCGCTACACTGCCTGCGCCAGTGGACATGCGTGTGGTGCGCGGAGAGCCTGCTCTACCACTGCATGTCGGACTCTGAGGGCGAGTTCTGGGAGCCGTGCTCGTGCGAGGACTCGATGGGAAGGCGGCCGCACCCGCTGTGCTGCGCCCGCTGGATGGCACTGCTGGCGCTGTCTATTTTCGTGCCCTGCATTTGCTGCTATCTACCCCTGCGCGCATGCCTGCGCTGTGGGGAGAGATGCGGCTGCTGCGGAGGAAAGCACAAGGCCGTGCGATGA